The Strix uralensis isolate ZFMK-TIS-50842 chromosome 16, bStrUra1, whole genome shotgun sequence genome has a window encoding:
- the SCNN1B gene encoding epithelial sodium channel subunit beta isoform X1, translating into MNLKKYFIRALHRLQKGPGYTYKELLVWYCDNTNTHGPKRIIKEGPKKKLIWFFLTLLFASLVFWQWGILINTYLSYNVTSSLSIGFKTMKFPAVTVCNANPFKYSEVKHLLKELDRLIEAALERILQPTPGNGSNTSSPPLDLELWHQIPLVLIDEHDKDNPIILDIFESNPAAGGNETTAGNKTAAGGNQTAEGNQTTAGNQTSEGNQTSEGNQTTAGGNQTSEGNQTAAGGNQTSEGNETAAPPAPANTTSEEKKYKLAVKLCSHQGSGNCTYRNFTSAAQAVTEWYILQSTSILSRVPLQERIRMGYQAEDMILACLYGAEPCNYKNFTQIYHPDHGNCYIFNWGMDEEALNSSNPGAEFGLKLILDISQQDYIPYLSSAAGARLMLHQQKSFPFLKDQGIYAMAGTETSIGVLVDELERMGYPYSDCTMNGSDVPVKNLYSQYNTSYSIQACLRSCFQNHMIEICGCGHYMFPLPEGVNYCNNEDNPGWAYCYSSLRSSIRHRQICIDSCKETCNDTQYKMTISMADWPSEASEDWIFHILSYERDMSTNVTLDRNGIIKLNIYFQEYNYRTISESAATTIVWLLSSLGGQFGFWMGGSVLCLIEFGEIIIDSLWITVINVISWCKGLKQKRAQARYPDAPPTVSELVEAHTNLGFQHEDAGALPRDEALPPEPGTPPPNYDSLRVQPLDVLGPDSDAETE; encoded by the exons atgAACCTGAAGAAATACTTCATTCGGGCGCTGCACCGCCTGCAGAAGGGCCCCGGCTACACCTACAAGGAGCTGCTGGTCTGGTACTGCGACAACACCAACACCCACGGCCCGAAGCGCATCATCAAAGAGGGGCCGAAGAAGAAATTAATCTGGTTCTTCCTAACGCTGCTCTTTGCATCTCTGGTCTTCTGGCAGTGGGGTATCCTCATCAACACCTACCTCTCCTACAACGTCACTTCGTCTCTCTCTATTGGCTTCAAGACCATGAAGTTCCCAGCGGTCACAGTCTGCAATGCCAACCCTTTCAA ATACTCAGAGGTGAAGCATCTGCTGAAGGAACTGGACAGGCTCATCGAAGCGGCGCTGGAGAGGATCCTGCAGCCCACGCCAGGGAACGGCAGCAACACCAGCTCCCCGCCGCTCGACCTGGAGCTCTGGCACCAGATCCCCCTGGTCCTCATCGATGAGCACGACAAAGACAACCCCATCATCCTGGACATCTTTGAGAGCAACCCAGCTGCTGGGGGCAACGAAACCACTGCGGGCAACAAAACCGCTGCTGGGGGCAACCAAACCGCTGAGGGCAACCAAACCACTGCAGGCAACCAAACCTCTGAGGGCAACCAAACCTCTGAGGGCAACCAAACCACTGCTGGGGGCAACCAAACCTCTGAGGGCAACCAAACCGCTGCTGGGGGCAACCAAACCTCTGAGGGCAACGAAACCGCTGCTCCACCTGCCCCAGCCAACACGACATCGGAGGAAAAGAAGTACAAGCTGGCGGTGAAGCTG TGCAGCCATCAGGGCTCCGGCAACTGCACGTACCGCAACTTCACCAGCGCGGCGCAGGCGGTGACCGAGTGGTACATCCTGCAGTCCACCAGCATCCTCTCCAGAGTGCCGCTGCAGGAGAGGATCCGCATGGGCTACCAGGCAGAGGACATGATCCTGGCGTGTCTCTACGGGGCCGAACCCTGCAACTACAA GAATTTCACCCAAATCTATCACCCAGACCACGGTAACTGCTACATCTTTAACTGGGGCATGGATGAAGAGGCTTTGAATTCTTCCAACCCCGGAGCCGAGTTTG GGCTGAAGTTAATCCTGGACATCAGCCAGCAGGACTATATCCCCTACCTGTCATCCGCTGCCGGGGCCAGGCTGATGCTGCATCAACAGAAGAGCTTCCCCTTCCTTAAGGATCAGGGCATCTATGCAATGGCCGGGACAGAAACCTCCATCGGCGTGTTAGTG GACGAGCTGGAACGGATGGGTTATCCCTACAGTGACTGCACCATGAACGGGTCTGATGTCCCCGTAAAAAACCTCTATAGCCAATATAATACTTCCTATTCCATACAg GCTTGCCTGCGCTCTTGTTTCCAAAATCACATGATCGAGATCTGTGGATGTGGTCACTATATGTTTCCTTTACCTGAAGGGGTAAATTATTGCAATAACGAAGATAACCCGGGTTGGG CATATTGCTATTCCTCACTGAGATCAAGCATAAGACACAGACAGATTTGTATTGACTCTTGTAAGGAAACGTGCAA TGACACGCAGTACAAGATGACCATCTCCATGGCAGACTGGCCGTCTGAAGCTTCGGAG GACTGGATTTTCCATATTCTGTCTTATGAAAGGGATATGTCAACAAATGTGACTCTGGACAG AAACGGGATCATCAAGCTGAACATCTACTTCCAGGAGTACAACTACCGCACCATCTCCGAGTCTGCTGCCACGACG ATCGTTTGGCTGCTGTCGAGCCTGGGAGGCCAGTTCGGGTTCTGGATGGGGGGCTCGGTGCTGTGCCTCATCGAGTTCGGGGAAATCATCATCGACTCACTCTGGATTACTGTCATTAACGTCATCAGCTGGTGCAAAGGCCTGAAGCAGAAGCGGGCGCAGGCGCGGTACCCGGACGCGCCCCCGACGGTGTCGGAGCTGGTGGAGGCTCACACCAACCTGGGCTTCCAGCACGAGGACGCGGGTGCCCTCCCCAGGGATGAGGCGCTGCCCCCTGAGCCTGGCACCCCCCCACCCAACTACGACTCGCTGCGGGTGCAGCCCCTCGACGTCCTCGGGCCCGACAGCGACGCAGAAACCGAGTGA
- the SCNN1B gene encoding epithelial sodium channel subunit beta isoform X2, whose protein sequence is MKFPAVTVCNANPFKYSEVKHLLKELDRLIEAALERILQPTPGNGSNTSSPPLDLELWHQIPLVLIDEHDKDNPIILDIFESNPAAGGNETTAGNKTAAGGNQTAEGNQTTAGNQTSEGNQTSEGNQTTAGGNQTSEGNQTAAGGNQTSEGNETAAPPAPANTTSEEKKYKLAVKLCSHQGSGNCTYRNFTSAAQAVTEWYILQSTSILSRVPLQERIRMGYQAEDMILACLYGAEPCNYKNFTQIYHPDHGNCYIFNWGMDEEALNSSNPGAEFGLKLILDISQQDYIPYLSSAAGARLMLHQQKSFPFLKDQGIYAMAGTETSIGVLVDELERMGYPYSDCTMNGSDVPVKNLYSQYNTSYSIQACLRSCFQNHMIEICGCGHYMFPLPEGVNYCNNEDNPGWAYCYSSLRSSIRHRQICIDSCKETCNDTQYKMTISMADWPSEASEDWIFHILSYERDMSTNVTLDRNGIIKLNIYFQEYNYRTISESAATTIVWLLSSLGGQFGFWMGGSVLCLIEFGEIIIDSLWITVINVISWCKGLKQKRAQARYPDAPPTVSELVEAHTNLGFQHEDAGALPRDEALPPEPGTPPPNYDSLRVQPLDVLGPDSDAETE, encoded by the exons ATGAAGTTCCCAGCGGTCACAGTCTGCAATGCCAACCCTTTCAA ATACTCAGAGGTGAAGCATCTGCTGAAGGAACTGGACAGGCTCATCGAAGCGGCGCTGGAGAGGATCCTGCAGCCCACGCCAGGGAACGGCAGCAACACCAGCTCCCCGCCGCTCGACCTGGAGCTCTGGCACCAGATCCCCCTGGTCCTCATCGATGAGCACGACAAAGACAACCCCATCATCCTGGACATCTTTGAGAGCAACCCAGCTGCTGGGGGCAACGAAACCACTGCGGGCAACAAAACCGCTGCTGGGGGCAACCAAACCGCTGAGGGCAACCAAACCACTGCAGGCAACCAAACCTCTGAGGGCAACCAAACCTCTGAGGGCAACCAAACCACTGCTGGGGGCAACCAAACCTCTGAGGGCAACCAAACCGCTGCTGGGGGCAACCAAACCTCTGAGGGCAACGAAACCGCTGCTCCACCTGCCCCAGCCAACACGACATCGGAGGAAAAGAAGTACAAGCTGGCGGTGAAGCTG TGCAGCCATCAGGGCTCCGGCAACTGCACGTACCGCAACTTCACCAGCGCGGCGCAGGCGGTGACCGAGTGGTACATCCTGCAGTCCACCAGCATCCTCTCCAGAGTGCCGCTGCAGGAGAGGATCCGCATGGGCTACCAGGCAGAGGACATGATCCTGGCGTGTCTCTACGGGGCCGAACCCTGCAACTACAA GAATTTCACCCAAATCTATCACCCAGACCACGGTAACTGCTACATCTTTAACTGGGGCATGGATGAAGAGGCTTTGAATTCTTCCAACCCCGGAGCCGAGTTTG GGCTGAAGTTAATCCTGGACATCAGCCAGCAGGACTATATCCCCTACCTGTCATCCGCTGCCGGGGCCAGGCTGATGCTGCATCAACAGAAGAGCTTCCCCTTCCTTAAGGATCAGGGCATCTATGCAATGGCCGGGACAGAAACCTCCATCGGCGTGTTAGTG GACGAGCTGGAACGGATGGGTTATCCCTACAGTGACTGCACCATGAACGGGTCTGATGTCCCCGTAAAAAACCTCTATAGCCAATATAATACTTCCTATTCCATACAg GCTTGCCTGCGCTCTTGTTTCCAAAATCACATGATCGAGATCTGTGGATGTGGTCACTATATGTTTCCTTTACCTGAAGGGGTAAATTATTGCAATAACGAAGATAACCCGGGTTGGG CATATTGCTATTCCTCACTGAGATCAAGCATAAGACACAGACAGATTTGTATTGACTCTTGTAAGGAAACGTGCAA TGACACGCAGTACAAGATGACCATCTCCATGGCAGACTGGCCGTCTGAAGCTTCGGAG GACTGGATTTTCCATATTCTGTCTTATGAAAGGGATATGTCAACAAATGTGACTCTGGACAG AAACGGGATCATCAAGCTGAACATCTACTTCCAGGAGTACAACTACCGCACCATCTCCGAGTCTGCTGCCACGACG ATCGTTTGGCTGCTGTCGAGCCTGGGAGGCCAGTTCGGGTTCTGGATGGGGGGCTCGGTGCTGTGCCTCATCGAGTTCGGGGAAATCATCATCGACTCACTCTGGATTACTGTCATTAACGTCATCAGCTGGTGCAAAGGCCTGAAGCAGAAGCGGGCGCAGGCGCGGTACCCGGACGCGCCCCCGACGGTGTCGGAGCTGGTGGAGGCTCACACCAACCTGGGCTTCCAGCACGAGGACGCGGGTGCCCTCCCCAGGGATGAGGCGCTGCCCCCTGAGCCTGGCACCCCCCCACCCAACTACGACTCGCTGCGGGTGCAGCCCCTCGACGTCCTCGGGCCCGACAGCGACGCAGAAACCGAGTGA